In one window of Arthrobacter pascens DNA:
- a CDS encoding HU family DNA-binding protein — MAKNRSELVSEVAGKAGTSQAAVNSVLDALFEVFETSVASGEKITIPGWLAVERTDRAARTGRNPQTGETIQIAAGHSVKLTAGSKLKAAVANKK, encoded by the coding sequence ATGGCTAAGAACCGTAGTGAACTTGTTTCAGAGGTAGCGGGCAAGGCTGGCACCAGCCAGGCAGCCGTCAACTCCGTCCTTGATGCGCTGTTCGAAGTTTTCGAAACGTCCGTCGCCTCGGGCGAGAAGATCACCATCCCGGGCTGGCTCGCCGTCGAGCGCACTGACCGTGCAGCACGCACCGGCCGCAACCCGCAGACCGGCGAGACCATCCAGATCGCGGCAGGCCACAGCGTCAAGCTGACCGCCGGCTCCAAGCTGAAGGCCGCTGTCGCCAACAAGAAGTAA
- a CDS encoding NHL domain-containing thioredoxin family protein — MSETVRTHLRVRASELVGRNWLNTGGKALDLEALRGKIVLLDFWTFCCINCLHVLDELRPLEEQYSDVLVTVGVHSPKFEHEADPVALAAAVERYEIHHPVLDDPELDTWKAYTARAWPTLVVIDPEGYIVAHLSGEGHADGLAVLIPELVAEHEAKGTLHRGSGPYVAPEATSGTLRFPGKALYLPDGRGSAGAADAGRHGSWLVTDTGHHRLVELATDFRTVLATYGSGTKGYADGPAAGDAATARFNEPQGLVLLPQDVAERAGYDVVIADSVNHRLRGLSLADGSATTVAGNGVQRLLETGPARVDEDAAGFTGRLSEHPLEVSLSSPWDVVWSTKLNAVVIAMAGVHQIFSFDPLTGAVAIAAGNGLEGLLDGPAHEAWFAQPSGVAEDADGNIWVADSETSALRKLVIDDDGAVTVESAVGKGLFDFGFRDGEGSEARLQHPLGVTVLPDGSVAIADTYNGAVRRYDPAAGTVSTLARGLSEPSDVIVDHTEAAGSEPLLVVVEANQHQLVYVPIPKEAQQVDEGAVQTHRPKSPVAPGLLELAVRFTAPTGQKLDDRWGDPTQLKISSTPPELLVAGGGTSVGLLRTVELASDIPEGILHIAARAAACDGPDTEDGEIPDHAACHLYQQDWGIPVLLTHDGDTELVLDLRGMD, encoded by the coding sequence ATGAGCGAAACCGTACGCACCCACCTCCGGGTCCGCGCTTCCGAACTGGTGGGCCGCAACTGGCTGAACACCGGCGGCAAGGCGCTGGACCTGGAAGCCCTGCGCGGCAAGATCGTGCTGCTGGACTTCTGGACCTTCTGCTGCATCAACTGCCTGCATGTCCTTGATGAGCTGCGGCCGCTGGAGGAGCAGTATTCCGACGTCCTGGTAACGGTGGGTGTGCACTCGCCCAAGTTCGAGCATGAAGCTGACCCGGTGGCGCTGGCCGCTGCCGTGGAACGCTACGAGATCCACCATCCGGTCCTGGACGACCCCGAGCTGGATACCTGGAAGGCCTACACCGCCCGTGCCTGGCCAACCCTGGTGGTCATCGACCCCGAGGGCTACATCGTGGCGCATCTCTCGGGTGAGGGGCACGCAGACGGCCTGGCTGTACTCATTCCGGAACTGGTCGCCGAGCACGAGGCCAAAGGGACCCTGCACAGGGGTTCCGGCCCGTACGTTGCGCCGGAAGCCACGTCGGGAACGCTGCGGTTCCCCGGCAAGGCGCTGTACCTTCCGGACGGGCGCGGTTCGGCCGGCGCCGCCGATGCGGGCCGCCACGGCTCGTGGCTGGTGACTGACACAGGCCATCACCGCCTGGTGGAGCTGGCCACGGACTTCCGGACCGTACTGGCGACCTACGGGTCCGGCACAAAGGGATACGCGGACGGCCCCGCCGCCGGTGATGCGGCTACCGCCCGGTTCAACGAACCGCAAGGCCTGGTCCTCCTGCCGCAGGATGTGGCAGAAAGGGCGGGTTACGACGTCGTGATTGCAGACTCGGTCAACCACCGCCTCCGCGGACTGTCACTGGCCGACGGGTCGGCCACGACAGTGGCCGGCAACGGTGTCCAGCGGCTGCTGGAAACCGGGCCCGCCCGGGTGGATGAGGACGCCGCCGGCTTCACCGGCCGCCTCAGTGAGCATCCGCTTGAGGTGTCCCTCAGTTCGCCGTGGGACGTTGTCTGGTCGACCAAGCTCAACGCCGTCGTGATCGCGATGGCCGGCGTGCACCAGATCTTCAGCTTCGACCCCCTGACCGGCGCCGTGGCCATCGCGGCCGGCAACGGCCTGGAAGGCCTGCTGGACGGTCCGGCCCACGAAGCCTGGTTCGCCCAGCCGTCGGGTGTGGCCGAGGACGCCGACGGGAACATCTGGGTGGCAGACTCGGAAACGTCCGCGCTCCGCAAACTGGTGATCGATGACGACGGTGCTGTCACCGTGGAATCCGCGGTGGGCAAGGGCCTGTTCGATTTCGGCTTCCGCGACGGCGAGGGCTCCGAGGCCCGGCTTCAGCACCCGCTGGGCGTTACGGTCCTGCCCGACGGCTCAGTGGCGATCGCGGACACCTATAACGGTGCAGTGCGGCGCTACGACCCGGCTGCAGGAACAGTCTCCACGCTGGCCAGGGGCCTGTCCGAACCATCGGACGTGATTGTGGACCACACTGAGGCGGCCGGTTCGGAACCGCTGCTGGTGGTGGTCGAGGCGAACCAGCACCAGCTGGTGTACGTACCCATCCCCAAGGAAGCGCAGCAGGTGGACGAAGGCGCAGTCCAGACGCACCGGCCCAAGAGCCCCGTTGCCCCCGGGCTGCTGGAACTGGCTGTTCGCTTCACCGCGCCCACGGGGCAGAAGCTGGACGACCGATGGGGCGACCCCACGCAGCTGAAGATCTCCTCCACACCGCCCGAGCTGCTGGTGGCTGGCGGCGGGACGTCGGTGGGGCTGCTCCGGACGGTGGAACTGGCCTCTGACATCCCTGAAGGCATCCTCCACATCGCGGCCCGCGCCGCTGCCTGCGACGGGCCGGACACCGAGGACGGCGAGATTCCTGACCACGCCGCCTGCCACCTTTATCAGCAGGACTGGGGCATCCCGGTCCTCCTGACGCACGACGGCGACACAGAACTGGTCCTGGACCTGCGCGGAATGGACTGA
- a CDS encoding endonuclease domain-containing protein — protein sequence MDVLRALELCGGAARRPALARLGIDDAALRRAVRGGMLQPARGLYALPTASAGLIGLLLNRQLLTCASAAPHYGLWSLKSPDLPHVYHRREEAVRDAVHHAGLLLPPHHNRPVAALVDVLIHALRCLPFAESLVMVECAVSRGEMTLDFLRARLPGSRNGKAREVLRWVDRGAESLLETLARTYFRQAGIKVETQAYLDRVGYVDLLLEGWLVVELDGRHHADWTQVRKDHRRNNESAVQGYTALRYYYQDVVYNPADMVAQVLAVLARPR from the coding sequence ATGGATGTGTTGAGGGCGCTGGAGCTGTGTGGCGGGGCAGCGCGCCGTCCCGCCCTGGCGCGGCTTGGAATCGACGACGCTGCCCTCCGCCGGGCGGTGCGCGGCGGGATGCTGCAGCCGGCCCGTGGCCTCTATGCGCTTCCGACGGCGTCTGCCGGCCTCATAGGGCTGCTACTGAACCGCCAACTGCTGACCTGCGCCAGCGCCGCTCCCCATTACGGGCTTTGGTCGCTGAAGTCCCCCGACCTGCCGCATGTGTATCACCGCCGTGAGGAGGCAGTCCGGGACGCCGTCCATCACGCCGGCTTACTCCTTCCGCCGCATCACAACCGGCCTGTTGCCGCCCTGGTTGACGTACTCATTCACGCCCTGCGTTGCCTGCCGTTTGCGGAATCCCTGGTGATGGTGGAATGTGCCGTTTCCCGAGGGGAGATGACCCTGGATTTCCTCCGGGCGCGGCTGCCGGGCAGCCGGAACGGCAAAGCCCGCGAAGTGTTGCGCTGGGTGGACCGGGGGGCCGAATCGCTGCTTGAAACGCTGGCACGGACATACTTTCGGCAGGCAGGAATCAAGGTGGAAACCCAGGCGTATCTGGACCGCGTGGGCTACGTCGACCTACTCCTCGAGGGCTGGCTGGTGGTGGAGCTGGACGGCCGGCACCATGCAGACTGGACGCAGGTCAGGAAGGACCACCGGCGGAACAACGAATCCGCTGTCCAGGGGTATACGGCGCTCCGCTATTACTACCAGGACGTAGTGTACAACCCGGCGGACATGGTGGCGCAGGTCCTGGCGGTCCTGGCCCGGCCGCGGTAG